A genomic segment from Sulfitobacter mediterraneus encodes:
- a CDS encoding NUDIX hydrolase, whose amino-acid sequence MIHTFKRAWDDMLLPLLQRPKRLQVAALCYRETEDGKRVLLITSRDTGRWIVPKGWPIDGLDGPGAALQEAWEEAGVTQADIESDPVGFYEYAKGLGEGLTVPVEAQVYLTRVRDLSEDYPEANARKRAWFAPKEAANLVDEPDLKAILNAL is encoded by the coding sequence ATGATACACACATTCAAACGTGCATGGGATGACATGCTGCTGCCGCTGTTGCAGCGCCCCAAGCGACTGCAGGTCGCGGCGTTGTGCTATCGCGAAACCGAAGACGGCAAACGTGTGCTGCTGATCACCAGCCGGGACACCGGGCGCTGGATCGTGCCAAAGGGCTGGCCCATCGACGGGCTTGATGGTCCGGGCGCCGCCCTGCAAGAAGCATGGGAAGAGGCTGGCGTGACCCAGGCGGACATCGAAAGCGATCCGGTCGGCTTTTACGAATATGCCAAGGGCCTTGGCGAAGGGTTGACCGTGCCGGTCGAGGCGCAGGTCTACCTGACCCGTGTGCGCGATCTGAGCGAGGATTACCCGGAGGCAAATGCCCGCAAACGCGCCTGGTTCGCCCCCAAGGAAGCCGCCAATCTGGTGGATGAGCCGGACCTGAAGGCGATCTTGAACGCGCTCTGA